TACAAGGCTTTGCGCAGGGCATTTCACACGGTTCGCCGGTCAGCCGATCTGACGCGTCGGCGCCTCTTCGATTATATCGCGCCCGGCTATGTTGTGGCGGCGGTCGTCTCCTATGTCGTCTGGGTGGTGTTCCAGATCGGTGGCCGTCCGGTAAGTGAATGGCGCGAAGATGTCTATCTTGCCGTGCCGCTGATCACCGCCATGAATGTCGCCTATATCTTCATGATCCGGCATTTCATTTCGGGGCGGCGTCTCAATCCGCTTGCCGGGCCGACCGACCAGTTTATCCAGACCGAGATGCAGGTAAAAACGCTCGTTCTCTCGTCGATCTTCTGCAGTGTCTTTCTGACGCTGATGATTGCGGCAGGCCGCTACGGGTTCGAGTTCATGGATCCCATTGTCACGAGCCTTTTCCTGCAGCTTTGCATGGTTTTCTCGGTGGGGATGACGCTGAAGTCGGTCAATCCTAAAGAGGTCGATTTCGAGGTCTATCGCGGCAACAGTTGAACAGTCAGGTGGCCAGACGGAATTCGAGGGTGGAAACCACCCTCAGCTTCTTGATGATCTGGCCGGACTCTGCGCTGCCTTTGCCGCCTTCACCTGCAAGAATTTCGATATTGCCCTGATGGGCGCGCTTCAGCCCGATAAGGCGGGTGAAAGCTTCAGCCGCGTAGCGTTCCGCACTTTCCCTTGCCCTGGATGAGGCCTCCCACAGAAGCTCGGGCGCAAGGCTGCTGATATCGGAAATCTGAAAAACCGGCGCCGGGCGGGAGACGAGCGTCACACCGTTCGCCTTGAGCCGCGCGGTATCCTGATAGGCCGACGCCACCGACCAGACGGCCCCCGTCTCGATGCGGATCGTACAGGCAGCACGGACGGGTGCCCCTTCCTTGCGGGTCAGGCTGGGCGCCCCGGAGGACCAGTCGCGAGGGCGGAGGCCGTGGCTGATCAGGAAACTGTCCACCGCGCGGCACTGGCGTGACAGGGCAGCGAGGGCGTCGATTTCCTTTTCGCCGTGCGCTTGCAGGCGCAGGGTCCAAACGGCGCTGTCGGCCATTATCTCGCGTTCGGCAAGGCCCTGAACCGTGACGAAGCGGTCTTCCGGCTTTTCATGCTGGTTGGTGGCGACAATCCACCCAGAGAGGGAAATTCGGCTGGCGGTGACCATGCCGACACTGGTGTTACTCTTGTTCGAAATCATGTCCTAAACCTTGGCGCCGCTCTTGCTCCTGGCGGCTTTGCGCACTCAAGATGTGTGCCAAAATGGGACATAAATGTGGCAGAGGCTACCTATTCCTGCACTTTTTCGCCTTTTTCCCAGCGGGCGGCGTCGGCATCGTCCTTTGCCTTGGCTTCGACCCATTCGCCAGCCGTTCCATGGCGACTTTCCTTCTTCCAGAAGGGGGCGCGGGTTTTCAGATAATCCATCAGGAAATCGGCAGCTTCAAACGCCGCGCGGCGGTGGGCGGAGGCGGTGACAACAAGCACGATGGGGTCGCCGGGCGTGAGACGACCGTAACGGTGAATCACGCGAACTCCATCCAGCGGCCAGCGTTTGCAGGCATCTTCGGCGATGGCAGTCAGCTCGCGCTCCGTCATGCCGGGATAATGCTCCAGCGTCATGGCTTCCAGGTCGCCGGTCAGGTCACGGACAAGGCCGGTGAAGCTGACAACAGCACCGATATCCGTGCGGCCAGCGGTGAGGGCGGCGACTTCGGCACCGGTATCGAAAGCTTCCGCCTGGACGCTGACGCTGGGTGTGGGAGCCACGGCGTCAGCCCCCCGTCACCGGCGGGAAGAAGGCAATCTCAAGCGCACCCTGCACCGGCGCATCGAATTCGACATGGACCTGATCACGGGCAACGCGGATGGAGGCCATATTGGCGAGCGCTTCGCGGTGCCCTTCGCTGCGGGTGGAAAGCCAGTTGGCGAGATCGGCGAT
The Gimibacter soli DNA segment above includes these coding regions:
- a CDS encoding SIMPL domain-containing protein (The SIMPL domain is named for its presence in mouse protein SIMPL (signalling molecule that associates with mouse pelle-like kinase). Bacterial member BP26, from Brucella, was shown to assemble into a channel-like structure, while YggE from E. coli has been associated with resistance to oxidative stress.) — translated: MISNKSNTSVGMVTASRISLSGWIVATNQHEKPEDRFVTVQGLAEREIMADSAVWTLRLQAHGEKEIDALAALSRQCRAVDSFLISHGLRPRDWSSGAPSLTRKEGAPVRAACTIRIETGAVWSVASAYQDTARLKANGVTLVSRPAPVFQISDISSLAPELLWEASSRARESAERYAAEAFTRLIGLKRAHQGNIEILAGEGGKGSAESGQIIKKLRVVSTLEFRLAT
- a CDS encoding molybdenum cofactor biosynthesis protein MoaE, coding for MAPTPSVSVQAEAFDTGAEVAALTAGRTDIGAVVSFTGLVRDLTGDLEAMTLEHYPGMTERELTAIAEDACKRWPLDGVRVIHRYGRLTPGDPIVLVVTASAHRRAAFEAADFLMDYLKTRAPFWKKESRHGTAGEWVEAKAKDDADAARWEKGEKVQE
- the moaD gene encoding molybdopterin converting factor subunit 1, producing the protein MLILYFASLRERVGTGEETLDVPGDIVTIADLANWLSTRSEGHREALANMASIRVARDQVHVEFDAPVQGALEIAFFPPVTGG